A single Cannabis sativa cultivar Pink pepper isolate KNU-18-1 chromosome 7, ASM2916894v1, whole genome shotgun sequence DNA region contains:
- the LOC115697981 gene encoding beta-glucuronosyltransferase GlcAT14C: MKRNQFHHYMDHKWLLLLLLLIVSALFLLILLSSNLNQPEQPSYSYSDHHPNHDRRSYIGPEVFPKLPRFAYLISGTKGDGSRVKRILQAVFHPRNYYVVHLDLESSDDERAELINYVKLVGVSNVMVVNNPNLVTPKGPTMIASTLHAVAILLQRTAHHWDWFINLSASDYPLYSQDDLLHVFSYLPRDLNFLEHSSNIGWKENQRARPIIIDSGLYHSKKSGIFWAKEKRSVPASFKLYMGSSWVMLTRPFLEFCVWGWDNLPRTLLMYYTNFLSSTEGYFHTVVCNHKDFQNTTVNHDLHYTRWDNPPKQHPMSLTVEHFNDMVESGAPFAGTFAKDDSVLDKIDKELLRRSSNQFTPGGWCLGKSGSHKDPCLVHGGENPNVVKPTLNSKRLEKLLLKLLHPENFRLKQCK, encoded by the exons ATGAAAAGGAACCAGTTTCATCATTACATGGATCACAAatggcttcttcttcttcttcttctcattgTTTCAGCACTCTTTCTCCTTATTCTCCTCTCTTCCAACCTCAACCAACCCGAACAACCCTCCTACTCATACTCCGACCACCACCCGAACCACGACCGCCGCTCCTATATTGGTCCTGAGGTCTTTCCCAAGCTGCCCAGATTCGCTTACTTGATATCTGGAACCAAAGGAGATGGTTCAAGAGTCAAGAGGATTCTTCAAGCCGTGTTTCACCCCAGAAATTACTATGTCGTACATCTCGATTTGGAGTCTTCAGACGACGAGAGAGCTGAGCTCATCAACTATGTCAAATTGGTGGGTGTGAGCAATGTCATGGTGGTGAATAATCCCAATTTGGTAACCCCTAAAGGTCCCACCATGATTGCTTCTACACTCCACGCCGTTGCTATTTTGCTCCAGAGAACTGCCCACCATTGGGATTGGTTCATCAATCTCAGTGCTTCTGACTATCCTCTCTACTCACAAGATG atctgTTGCATGTTTTCTCATACTTGCCAAGGGACTTGAACTTTTTGGAACACAGTAGTAATATTGGTTGGAAAGA GAACCAAAGGGCAAGACCTATTATTATTGATTCAGGTTTGTACCACTCAAAGAAATCTGGTATCTTTTGGGCTAAAGAGAAGAGGTCTGTGCCTGCTTCTTTCAAGTTATACATGG GATCTTCATGGGTGATGCTAACAAGACCATTCCTTGAATTCTGTGTTTGGGGATGGGACAACCTTCCCCGGACTCTACTTATGTACTACACAAACTTTCTGTCCTCAACCGAGGGGTACTTCCACACAGTGGTCTGTAACCACAAGGATTTTCAGAACACAACTGTGAATCATGACTTGCATTATACAAGGTGGGACAATCCTCCGAAGCAACATCCTATGTCTTTGACAGTCGAGCATTTCAATGACATGGTCGAAAGTGGTGCGCCTTTTGCTGGAACTTTTGCCAAGGACGATTCGGTTCTTGACAAAATAGACAAGGAGCTTTTGAGGAGATCAAGTAACCAGTTTACTCCTGGTGGTTGGTGTTTGGGGAAATCTGGTTCGCATAAAGATCCTTGTTTAGTTCATGGTGGGGAGAACCCAAATGTTGTCAAACCAACTCTAAATTCAAAGAGGCTAGAAAAACTCTTACTCAAACTTCTTCATCCTGAAAATTTCAGGCTTAAGCAATGTAAATGA